GTCAGGCCGAGCAGGCGCGCGGCGCCGGAGACGGTGCCGGCCTTGGCCAGCGCGGCGACGATCAGCCCGCGCTCGAGCTCCTCGAAGCGGATCCCCTCGTCCGGGAGCGTGAACCCCGGAACCGTCGGATCGGGCGGGCGGCGGATCTCCTGCGGCAGGTCGCCGAGCGTGATCTCGTCCCCCTCGGCGAGGAGCGCGGCCCGCTCGACGACCGACTCGAGCTGCCGCACGTTCCCCGGCCAGTCGTAGCGCACGAGCGCCGCCAGCGCGTCGTCGGCGAGGCGCGGCGCGCGTCCGGCCTCCGCGGCGCGGCGGCCGAGGAAGTGCCGGACGAGCAGCGGGACGTCGGTCCGGCGCTCGCGCAGCGCGGGGAGGGCGATCGTCACCACGTTGAGCCGGTAGAAGAGGTCCTCGCGGAAGCGCCCTTCGGCGATCAGCCGCGCCAGGTCGCGGTTCGTCGCGGCGACGATCCGCACGTCGACCGAGACGACGGCGTCGCCGCCGAGGCGCCGGATCTCCCCCTCCTGCAGCGCGCGCAGCAGCTTCGCCTGCGTGAGCGGCGAGAGGTCGCCGACCTCGTCGAGGAAAAGGGTCGAGCCGTGGGCCTGCTCGAAGAGGCCGATCTTGCGCGCCTCGGCGCCGGTGAACGCCCCCTTCTCGTGGCCGAACAGCTCGCTCTCCAGCAGCGTCTCCGGCAGCGCGGCGCAGTTGAGCGCCAGCATCTCGCGCCCGCGGCGCGGCGAGGCGTAGTGGATCGCGCGGGCGACGAGCTCCTTGCCGGTCCCCGACTCGCCGACGATCAGCACGCTCGCGCCGCTCGGCGCGACCTTCGCCACGAGGCGCGCGACGTCCTGCATCGAGCCGTGCTCGCCGACGATGTTCGGCAGCGCGAAGCGGTCGGCCAGCTGCTGCTTCAGCGCGGCGTTCTCCCGCACGAGGCGCGTCTTCTCCAGCGCGCGGCGCACGGCGAGGACGACCGCCGCGCGCTCCAGCGGCTTCGTCAGGTAGTCGAAGGCGCCCTTCTTCATCGCCTCGACCGCGTTGTCGATCGTGCCGTGCGCGGTGACGAGGATCGTCCCCGTGCCGGGGGCGATGCGCGCCGTCTCCTCGAGCAGCCAGATGCCGTCCTTCCCCGGCAGCCGCAGGTCGGTCAGCAGCACGTCGGGCGCGGCGGCGCGGATCAGCGCGGCGGCGCGCTCGGCGCTCTCCGCGACGACGACCTCGTGCCCTTCCCGCTCGAGGACGAGCTGCAGGATCTCCCGCTGCCGCGGCTCGTCCTCGACGACGAGGACCCTTCCGCCGCACTGGCTCATCGACGCGCCTCCCACGGCAGCTCGACCACGAACGTCGCTCCTTCGCCGGGCGCCGACGACGCCCGCACCGCGCCCCCGTGCTCCTCGACGATCCGCTGCGCGATCGCCAGGCCGAGCCCGACGCCTCCTTCGCGCTTCGAGAAGTACGGCTCGAAGATCCGCTCGAGGTCCTCCGCGGCGATCCCGGCGCCGGTGTCGCGCACCTCGATCCGCGCCGCCTCGCCGAGCCGCGCGGCGCGCACCGTCACGCGGCCGCCCGGCGGCGTCGCCTGCAGCGCGTTCTGCAGCAGGTTGACGAGGCAGGCGCCGATCGCCAGCGGGTCGGCCTCGATCTCCGGCAGGCCGGGCTCGACCTCGGCGCGCAGATCGACGCCGCGCCGTTCCGCGTCCGCGGCGACGCGCCCGCGCGCCTCCTCGACGATCTCCTCCACCGCGCAGCGCCGCAACTCGAGG
Above is a genomic segment from bacterium containing:
- a CDS encoding sigma-54 dependent transcriptional regulator — translated: MSQCGGRVLVVEDEPRQREILQLVLEREGHEVVVAESAERAAALIRAAAPDVLLTDLRLPGKDGIWLLEETARIAPGTGTILVTAHGTIDNAVEAMKKGAFDYLTKPLERAAVVLAVRRALEKTRLVRENAALKQQLADRFALPNIVGEHGSMQDVARLVAKVAPSGASVLIVGESGTGKELVARAIHYASPRRGREMLALNCAALPETLLESELFGHEKGAFTGAEARKIGLFEQAHGSTLFLDEVGDLSPLTQAKLLRALQEGEIRRLGGDAVVSVDVRIVAATNRDLARLIAEGRFREDLFYRLNVVTIALPALRERRTDVPLLVRHFLGRRAAEAGRAPRLADDALAALVRYDWPGNVRQLESVVERAALLAEGDEITLGDLPQEIRRPPDPTVPGFTLPDEGIRFEELERGLIVAALAKAGTVSGAARLLGLTRRTLQYRMEKFGVPSPAPFGAPLAPDGEPDEDEPA